The Pseudofrankia inefficax genome window below encodes:
- a CDS encoding carboxylesterase/lipase family protein, with product MSDLPPFARSATDRGPAAGAIVGPDPAHGPAGGPRAASDQTAVRLPWGVARGVDLGDVRVWRGLPYAAAPVGARRFQPPEPPEPWTGERDCSAFGATSPQLRQPGLRAPARRGREPRGSEDCLYLNVWSPGPGGPPRPVLVWIHGGGFVSGAGSSFDGARLAARGDVVVVTVNYRLGPWGHLALAGRPGAGNLALADQLAALRWVRAAAGAFGGDPGLVTVFGESAGAMYLGALLGAPDARGLFHRAVLQSGTAHHLRDEAGSERVRRRYLELLDRPPARASTVELVRAAQELLAESVLPGAEVGLDPFAPSLDGAVLPVAPVAAVAAGSARDVPLLVTWCHDEAELFLTLAPDVLPAGLARRALATLGEARWQALLDLYTRAAADPAAGRSALLTDAMFALPASRLADAAHTGGGRVWTLRFDPAAPGRAAMHGADLPLTWGRADETSQDPARRAAAHWQDALVAFARSGDPSTRGLPAWPRYDPDLRTTLLLGATASVVERPGGARHAAWSGLPLP from the coding sequence GTGTCCGATCTGCCACCTTTTGCGCGGTCCGCGACCGACCGGGGCCCGGCGGCGGGCGCGATCGTGGGGCCGGACCCCGCCCATGGCCCCGCTGGCGGCCCCAGGGCGGCGAGCGACCAGACGGCGGTCCGGCTGCCGTGGGGCGTCGCGCGGGGAGTCGATCTCGGCGACGTGCGGGTGTGGCGTGGGCTGCCCTATGCGGCCGCTCCCGTCGGCGCGCGGCGGTTCCAGCCCCCGGAGCCGCCGGAGCCCTGGACCGGGGAGCGGGACTGCTCGGCCTTCGGCGCGACCAGCCCGCAGCTGCGGCAGCCGGGCCTGCGCGCCCCCGCGCGCCGTGGCCGGGAACCACGCGGCAGCGAGGACTGCCTGTACCTGAACGTCTGGTCACCCGGGCCCGGTGGGCCGCCCCGGCCGGTGCTGGTCTGGATCCACGGCGGCGGCTTCGTCAGCGGCGCCGGCAGCTCGTTCGACGGCGCCAGGCTGGCCGCCCGTGGCGACGTCGTCGTCGTCACGGTCAACTACCGGCTCGGCCCCTGGGGCCACCTCGCCCTCGCCGGGCGGCCCGGCGCCGGCAACCTCGCCCTGGCCGACCAGCTCGCGGCGCTGCGCTGGGTGCGGGCCGCGGCCGGGGCGTTCGGCGGTGATCCCGGCCTGGTGACCGTGTTCGGCGAGTCCGCCGGGGCGATGTACCTCGGCGCGCTGCTGGGCGCGCCGGACGCCCGCGGGCTGTTCCACCGCGCCGTCCTGCAGAGCGGGACCGCCCATCACCTGCGGGACGAGGCCGGCAGCGAGCGGGTCCGCCGCCGCTACCTGGAGCTGCTCGACCGTCCGCCCGCGCGGGCCTCCACCGTCGAGCTGGTCCGCGCGGCGCAGGAACTGCTCGCCGAGTCGGTGCTGCCCGGCGCGGAGGTCGGGCTCGACCCGTTCGCGCCGTCCCTGGACGGCGCCGTCCTGCCGGTCGCACCGGTCGCGGCCGTCGCGGCGGGGTCGGCGCGGGACGTGCCACTGCTGGTGACCTGGTGCCACGACGAGGCCGAGCTTTTCCTGACACTCGCGCCCGACGTCCTGCCCGCCGGCCTGGCCCGGCGGGCGCTCGCCACGCTCGGCGAGGCCCGCTGGCAGGCGCTGCTCGACCTCTACACCAGGGCCGCCGCCGACCCGGCCGCCGGGCGGTCCGCGCTGCTCACCGACGCGATGTTCGCGCTGCCCGCCAGCCGGCTCGCCGACGCCGCGCACACCGGCGGCGGACGGGTCTGGACCCTGCGCTTCGACCCGGCCGCCCCCGGCCGGGCGGCCATGCACGGCGCCGACCTGCCGCTGACCTGGGGCCGGGCGGACGAGACGAGCCAGGACCCGGCCCGCCGCGCCGCCGCCCACTGGCAGGACGCCCTGGTCGCCTTCGCCCGCTCCGGCGACCCGTCGACGCGCGGGCTGCCCGCCTGGCCGCGCTACGACCCGGACCTGCGCACGACCCTGCTGCTCGGCGCCACCGCGTCGGTCGTCGAGCGCCCGGGCGGCGCGCGGCACGCCGCCTGGTCCGGTCTGCCCCTGCCGTAG
- a CDS encoding MFS transporter has translation MSAEPGSGPTGPGTALGSQHHVRAPGRGNPTLIFLTLALGAGAYTVLQSMVLPALPTIQRDVHTSQVTVTWLLTAFLLSASIATPILGRLGDLFGKRLMLLIVFTALSVGSLLAGVSNSIGLLIIARVIQGLAGAIFPLSYGIIRDEFPPARVPAAIGLMSAMLGIGSGLGIVLSGPIINAFSWHWLFWFPLMVSVLALVATVFFVPESPVRASGTVNIGAAIALAAWLVALLLGLSQGTSWGWTAPGTLGLFAAAVATFALWAWVENRSAVPLIDLKMMRIPAVWWTNVAALLLGVGMYATFILVPPLMQTPRRIGYGLGASVTQSGLYMLPSTAAMLVTSLYIGRLTSRFGAKPPLVAGCALTAASFGLLIVAHDQPWNFIVMTAIQGIGIGLAFSSMANLIIEAVPIEATGAATGMNSNIRTIGGSIGSGVVASLLASGALPSGYPKESSYSTSMIVLVVATVVAAVAAALVPVVRSRSAGSGPAPEGIVAEPAAPGQLASGQVTAPAAS, from the coding sequence ATGTCCGCCGAACCCGGCAGCGGTCCGACCGGCCCTGGCACGGCCCTGGGCAGCCAGCACCACGTGCGCGCGCCGGGGCGCGGGAACCCGACGCTGATCTTCCTCACGCTGGCGCTCGGCGCGGGTGCCTACACGGTGCTGCAGTCGATGGTGCTGCCGGCGCTGCCGACGATCCAGCGCGACGTGCACACCTCGCAGGTGACGGTCACCTGGCTGCTGACGGCGTTCCTGCTGTCCGCGTCGATCGCGACGCCGATCCTCGGCCGGCTCGGCGACCTGTTCGGCAAGCGGCTGATGCTGCTGATCGTCTTCACCGCGCTCAGCGTCGGCTCGCTGCTCGCCGGGGTCTCGAACTCCATCGGCCTGCTGATCATCGCCCGGGTCATCCAGGGCCTCGCCGGCGCGATCTTCCCGTTGTCGTACGGGATCATCCGGGACGAGTTCCCGCCCGCGCGGGTTCCGGCGGCGATCGGCCTGATGTCGGCGATGCTCGGCATCGGCAGCGGCCTGGGCATCGTGCTCTCGGGGCCGATCATCAATGCCTTCTCCTGGCACTGGCTGTTCTGGTTCCCGCTGATGGTCTCGGTGCTGGCACTGGTCGCGACGGTCTTCTTCGTGCCGGAGTCGCCGGTGCGGGCGAGCGGGACGGTGAACATCGGTGCGGCCATCGCGCTGGCGGCCTGGCTGGTCGCACTGCTGCTCGGGCTGTCCCAGGGAACCAGCTGGGGCTGGACCGCGCCGGGCACGCTGGGCCTGTTCGCCGCCGCGGTGGCGACCTTCGCGCTGTGGGCCTGGGTGGAGAACCGCTCGGCGGTGCCGCTGATCGACCTGAAGATGATGCGAATCCCGGCCGTGTGGTGGACCAACGTCGCCGCCCTGCTGCTCGGCGTCGGCATGTACGCGACGTTCATCCTGGTGCCGCCGCTGATGCAGACGCCGCGCCGCATCGGGTACGGCCTGGGCGCCTCGGTCACGCAGTCGGGCCTCTACATGCTGCCGAGCACCGCCGCGATGCTCGTCACCAGCCTCTACATCGGGCGGCTCACCAGCCGGTTCGGCGCCAAGCCGCCGCTGGTCGCCGGCTGTGCGCTGACGGCGGCGTCGTTCGGGCTGCTCATCGTCGCGCACGACCAGCCGTGGAACTTCATCGTCATGACCGCGATTCAGGGCATCGGCATCGGCCTCGCGTTCTCCTCGATGGCCAACCTGATCATCGAGGCGGTGCCGATCGAGGCGACCGGCGCGGCGACCGGTATGAACTCCAACATCCGCACCATCGGCGGCTCCATCGGCAGCGGCGTCGTCGCCAGCCTGCTGGCCTCCGGGGCGTTGCCGAGCGGGTACCCGAAGGAGTCGAGCTACAGCACCAGCATGATCGTCCTGGTCGTCGCGACCGTGGTCGCGGCGGTGGCCGCGGCCCTGGTGCCGGTCGTCCGGTCGCGGTCCGCCGGGTCGGGTCCGGCGCCCGAGGGAATCGTCGCCGAGCCCGCCGCCCCGGGGCAGCTGGCCTCCGGGCAGGTCACCGCGCCGGCAGCCAGCTGA
- a CDS encoding TetR/AcrR family transcriptional regulator, with product MTTTAERLRCDAARNRERVLAAALELYREHGPAFTVEEVATRAGVGIGTIYRRFPTKSALLDELARPYFERLLTTARAAQAHPAPAERLETFIRAMAEQHAVDGIRSGRLWDTTVARPLRDEYIRAVEGILADARAGGRVRADVNPHDVGVIIWTVSALIDATDRAVAEIWRRYLDLVLDGLRPGGDQPLTTRPITSADWESLVASGPVLRLGT from the coding sequence ATGACCACCACCGCGGAGCGGCTGCGCTGCGACGCCGCGCGCAACCGGGAGCGGGTGCTGGCCGCCGCCCTGGAGCTGTACCGGGAGCACGGTCCCGCGTTCACGGTCGAGGAGGTCGCGACCCGGGCCGGCGTCGGGATCGGCACGATCTACCGCCGGTTCCCGACGAAGAGCGCGCTGCTCGACGAGCTGGCCCGGCCGTACTTCGAGCGGCTGCTCACGACCGCGCGGGCCGCCCAGGCGCACCCGGCGCCAGCCGAGCGGCTGGAGACCTTCATCCGCGCGATGGCCGAGCAGCACGCGGTCGACGGCATCCGCTCCGGCCGGCTGTGGGACACGACCGTCGCCCGGCCGCTGCGCGACGAGTACATCCGCGCCGTCGAGGGCATCCTCGCCGACGCGCGGGCCGGTGGCCGGGTCCGCGCCGACGTCAACCCGCACGACGTCGGCGTCATCATCTGGACCGTCAGTGCCCTGATCGACGCGACCGACCGGGCCGTGGCCGAGATCTGGCGCCGCTACCTCGACCTGGTCCTCGACGGCCTGCGCCCGGGCGGCGACCAGCCGCTGACCACCCGGCCGATCACCTCGGCCGACTGGGAGAGCCTCGTCGCCTCCGGCCCGGTCCTGCGCCTCGGCACCTGA
- a CDS encoding YccF domain-containing protein has product MRLLLNLIWLVLCGLWMAIGYALAALVCFVLIVTIPFGFASLRIANYALWPFGRTVVDDPSAGAPSLIGNVLWLVLAGWWLAIGHLVTGVALCLTIIGIPLGLANFKLIPVSLLPLGKKIVETA; this is encoded by the coding sequence ATGCGGCTGCTGTTGAACCTCATCTGGCTGGTGCTGTGCGGGCTGTGGATGGCGATCGGGTACGCCCTGGCCGCACTGGTGTGCTTCGTGCTGATCGTGACGATCCCGTTCGGGTTCGCCTCGCTGCGGATCGCGAACTACGCCCTCTGGCCGTTCGGCCGGACCGTGGTCGACGACCCGTCGGCCGGCGCTCCGTCCCTGATCGGCAATGTCCTCTGGCTCGTCCTCGCGGGCTGGTGGCTCGCCATCGGCCACCTGGTCACCGGCGTCGCGCTGTGTCTCACGATCATCGGGATCCCGCTGGGCCTGGCCAACTTCAAGCTGATCCCGGTCTCGCTGCTGCCGCTCGGCAAGAAGATCGTCGAGACCGCCTAG
- a CDS encoding FAD-dependent oxidoreductase, with protein MTAGPGRDADVCVVGAGPAGLLLGLLLARSGVRVTVLEKHPDFLRDFRGDTVHPSTLDVLDALGLADRVAELPGRRVRELTASYADGTFRVADFTRLRVAHPYVLFLPQWDLLEMLAAAAGEYPGFTLLRSHEVTDLLFDAADGPARGVVARAEDGRRIEVRARLVVAADGRRSAVREALVRAGRGLPLREFGAPMDVLWFRVPRWPEDPEGLSARIGAGRLLIMIDRGHYWQTAYVIPKDGREAIRAAGLDALRATVIELAPWLRGRVGAVADWDDVSFLEVRVDRLRRWHSPGVLLIGDAAHAMSPVGGVGINLAVQDAVAAARMLAEPLRAGAGTAELTPVLARFQRRRMVPTMGTQLLQRWAARGVIGPTLRADVPVRAPSAVRLMDRLPFLRGLPARLVGVGLLPERVPPAARPTTASQRVPTAP; from the coding sequence GTGACAGCCGGGCCGGGCCGGGACGCCGACGTCTGCGTGGTCGGCGCCGGGCCGGCGGGGCTGCTGCTCGGGCTGCTGCTCGCCCGCTCGGGGGTGCGGGTGACGGTGCTGGAGAAGCACCCCGACTTCCTGCGCGACTTCCGCGGCGACACGGTCCACCCGTCGACGCTCGACGTGCTCGACGCGCTGGGCCTCGCCGACCGGGTCGCCGAGCTGCCGGGCCGGCGGGTCCGCGAGCTGACCGCGTCCTACGCCGACGGCACCTTCCGGGTCGCCGACTTCACCCGGCTGCGGGTGGCCCACCCGTACGTGCTCTTCCTGCCGCAGTGGGACCTGCTGGAGATGCTCGCGGCCGCCGCCGGCGAGTACCCCGGCTTCACGCTGCTGCGCTCCCACGAGGTCACCGACCTGCTGTTCGACGCGGCGGACGGGCCGGCTCGCGGCGTCGTCGCGCGGGCCGAGGACGGCCGGCGGATCGAGGTGCGGGCCCGGCTGGTCGTCGCCGCCGACGGGCGTCGCTCGGCGGTCCGCGAGGCGCTCGTCCGGGCCGGCCGTGGCCTGCCGCTGCGGGAGTTCGGCGCGCCGATGGACGTGCTGTGGTTCCGGGTGCCGCGCTGGCCGGAGGACCCGGAGGGCCTCTCCGCCCGGATCGGCGCCGGCCGGCTGCTCATCATGATCGACCGGGGCCACTACTGGCAGACCGCGTACGTGATCCCCAAGGACGGCCGGGAGGCGATCCGCGCCGCCGGGCTCGACGCGCTGCGGGCCACGGTCATCGAGCTGGCGCCGTGGCTGCGCGGCCGGGTCGGCGCCGTCGCCGACTGGGACGACGTCAGCTTCCTGGAGGTACGGGTCGACCGGCTGCGCCGCTGGCACTCCCCCGGCGTCCTGCTGATCGGCGACGCCGCGCACGCGATGTCGCCGGTCGGCGGCGTCGGCATCAACCTCGCGGTCCAGGACGCCGTGGCCGCCGCCCGGATGCTCGCCGAACCGCTGCGCGCCGGCGCGGGCACGGCTGAGCTGACGCCCGTGCTCGCCCGGTTCCAGCGCCGGCGGATGGTCCCGACCATGGGAACGCAGCTGCTGCAGCGGTGGGCCGCCCGCGGCGTCATCGGCCCGACGCTGCGCGCGGACGTCCCGGTTCGCGCGCCGTCCGCCGTCCGTCTGATGGACCGCCTGCCGTTCCTGCGCGGCCTGCCGGCCCGCCTCGTCGGCGTCGGCCTGCTGCCGGAACGGGTGCCCCCGGCCGCCCGGCCCACGACGGCATCCCAGCGAGTGCCCACGGCTCCGTAG
- the ligD gene encoding non-homologous end-joining DNA ligase, with protein sequence MWHDPGDHDPESPVSGDAPRGLDAYRGKRDAARTPEPVPEADPARHPRPDPAAPSDPAASGPAAAVDSQEAGPVDHTGDDQAGRGDTFVIQEHHARALHWDFRLERDGVLVSWAVPRGLPVDRTANHLARQTEDHPLEYAEFAGEIPKGEYGGGTVTIWDRGGYELESWTADKIKVTLHGSRVQGRYVLFRAGGGRTTARQTTARQTTARQTTARQTGARAYGPDDWMVRRLDPPDDPTREPMPTTLAPMRAVASRELPAGPDWAYEVKWDGMRVLAFVDGGRVRARSRTGRDVTAAFPELRAVGLALGSTQAVLDGEIVAFGPDGTPDFGRLAHRMHVADAAAARRLAGRIPVSYLVFDLLFLDGHPTTARSYDERRALLARLPGLTLSETLAGDGPDVLRASAEAGLEGVIAKRRSAAYLPGRRGSDWVKVKNTRTQSVVIGGWEPGAGKRADRVGSLLVGVAERPGLGEAPPGAPRFRYAGHVGTGFSDATLDLLGRLLAPLRRDEPPFADVPDAHVRAAVWVRPELVAEVAYAHWTADNRLRHPSFKGLRDDLAPAETVVDGDTEPT encoded by the coding sequence ATGTGGCATGACCCGGGAGACCATGATCCGGAGAGCCCCGTGAGCGGGGACGCCCCGCGCGGGCTCGACGCCTACCGCGGCAAACGGGACGCGGCCCGCACCCCGGAACCGGTCCCCGAGGCCGACCCCGCCCGGCACCCGCGGCCCGACCCCGCTGCCCCCTCCGACCCCGCCGCCTCCGGTCCCGCCGCCGCCGTTGACTCCCAGGAAGCCGGGCCGGTCGACCACACGGGCGACGACCAGGCCGGGCGCGGCGACACGTTCGTCATCCAGGAGCACCACGCCCGCGCGTTGCACTGGGACTTCCGGCTGGAGCGGGACGGCGTGCTCGTCTCGTGGGCGGTCCCCAGGGGCCTGCCGGTCGACCGGACCGCGAACCACCTGGCCAGGCAGACGGAGGACCACCCGCTGGAGTACGCCGAGTTCGCCGGCGAGATCCCGAAGGGCGAGTACGGCGGCGGCACGGTGACGATCTGGGACCGGGGCGGCTACGAGCTGGAGAGCTGGACCGCCGACAAGATCAAGGTCACGCTGCACGGCAGCCGGGTCCAGGGCCGCTACGTGCTGTTCCGGGCCGGCGGCGGCCGGACCACAGCCCGCCAGACCACAGCCCGCCAGACCACAGCCCGCCAGACCACAGCTCGCCAGACCGGCGCCCGTGCCTACGGGCCGGACGACTGGATGGTGCGGCGGCTCGACCCGCCCGACGACCCGACCCGGGAGCCGATGCCGACCACGCTCGCGCCGATGCGGGCCGTCGCGAGCCGTGAGCTGCCGGCCGGTCCCGACTGGGCCTACGAGGTCAAGTGGGACGGCATGCGGGTGCTGGCGTTCGTCGACGGCGGACGGGTCCGGGCCCGCAGCCGTACCGGGCGCGACGTGACGGCCGCGTTCCCCGAGCTGCGCGCCGTCGGCCTGGCGCTCGGGTCGACCCAGGCCGTGCTCGACGGCGAGATCGTCGCCTTCGGCCCGGACGGCACACCCGACTTCGGCCGGCTGGCCCACCGGATGCACGTCGCCGACGCGGCCGCGGCGCGCCGGCTCGCCGGCCGGATCCCGGTCAGCTACCTCGTCTTCGACCTGCTGTTCCTCGACGGGCACCCGACGACCGCCCGGTCCTACGACGAGCGGCGGGCCCTGCTGGCCAGACTGCCGGGCCTGACGCTGTCCGAGACGCTGGCGGGCGACGGCCCCGACGTGCTGCGGGCCAGCGCCGAGGCCGGCCTGGAGGGCGTCATCGCGAAGCGGCGTTCGGCGGCGTACCTGCCCGGCCGGCGCGGCTCCGACTGGGTGAAGGTGAAGAACACTCGCACGCAGTCCGTCGTCATCGGCGGCTGGGAGCCCGGCGCTGGGAAACGCGCCGACCGGGTCGGCTCCCTGCTCGTCGGCGTCGCCGAGCGCCCCGGCCTGGGCGAGGCGCCCCCCGGCGCGCCCAGGTTCCGGTACGCCGGGCACGTGGGCACCGGCTTCTCGGACGCCACCCTCGACCTGCTCGGCCGGCTGCTGGCGCCGCTGCGGCGCGACGAGCCGCCCTTCGCCGACGTGCCGGACGCGCACGTCCGCGCCGCCGTCTGGGTCCGCCCAGAGCTGGTCGCCGAGGTCGCGTACGCCCACTGGACCGCGGACAACCGGCTGCGCCATCCGTCGTTCAAGGGGCTGCGCGACGATCTCGCCCCCGCCGAGACGGTCGTCGACGGCGACACCGAACCAACCTGA
- a CDS encoding DUF429 domain-containing protein, producing MADGVVRVLGVDACPGGWVAIELVDGEFSRASFATELRTLVDTSTVGVIGVDMPLGLRSEGWRAADHAARAVLGPRRASVFLVPPRAVWALPDFAAANARCRALTGNGLTQQTWGLRPKLLEADVLRERMPGRLYEVHPEVAFAAMAARPRTDPADEWLAMVVAAGETAEVGPGDVLAAGARGGGGQHVVAPAPAHRPLTHAKTTWAGAARRRALLRSAGILLPDDLGPAGVVPPVDVLDAAAVAWSAHRIATGQGRCLPDGTGTQLDDRGEPIGIWY from the coding sequence ATGGCGGACGGTGTGGTCAGGGTGCTCGGCGTCGACGCGTGCCCCGGCGGGTGGGTGGCGATCGAGCTGGTGGACGGGGAGTTCTCCCGGGCGAGCTTCGCCACGGAGCTGCGGACGCTGGTGGACACCTCGACGGTCGGGGTGATCGGCGTCGACATGCCGCTCGGGCTGCGCTCCGAGGGCTGGCGGGCCGCCGACCACGCCGCCCGCGCGGTGCTCGGGCCGCGGCGGGCCAGCGTCTTCCTCGTCCCGCCGCGCGCGGTCTGGGCACTGCCCGACTTCGCCGCGGCGAACGCGCGCTGCCGGGCGTTGACCGGCAACGGCCTCACCCAGCAGACCTGGGGCCTGCGGCCCAAGCTGCTGGAGGCCGACGTGCTGCGCGAGCGGATGCCCGGACGCCTCTACGAGGTCCACCCGGAGGTCGCGTTCGCCGCGATGGCGGCGCGCCCGCGCACCGACCCGGCCGACGAGTGGCTCGCGATGGTCGTCGCGGCCGGCGAGACCGCCGAGGTCGGGCCCGGCGACGTGCTGGCGGCCGGCGCGCGCGGTGGCGGTGGCCAGCACGTCGTCGCGCCCGCCCCGGCGCACCGGCCGCTCACCCACGCCAAGACGACCTGGGCCGGCGCCGCCCGCCGCCGGGCGCTGCTGCGGTCCGCCGGCATCCTGCTGCCCGACGACCTCGGCCCGGCCGGCGTCGTCCCACCGGTCGACGTCCTCGACGCCGCGGCCGTCGCCTGGTCCGCGCACCGGATCGCGACCGGCCAGGGGCGCTGCCTGCCGGACGGCACCGGGACCCAGCTCGACGACCGGGGCGAGCCGATCGGCATCTGGTACTGA
- a CDS encoding methyltransferase: protein MASIVPAEKIDVIRRIEQLAVGAGLAAIVQTAIKLGIPDSFDDGSVTVDELAKSAQAEPGTLGRLMRALTVHGVFDEVEPGRYTHNDLSRYLREDAPIPIKYLVLWMGAAWTWEAWPRLTDAIRTGKAVIPDIYGKDFYSYLGAEGAAGMGDFMKAMTAITALSAAPIVDGFDLTGVGSVADIAGGQGRLLVELMERFPHVSGTLFDLETVVANADPKLLPGGALADRTTIVHGDLYDKVPVDVDLYILKNILDAPNQQSDRALLNIKESAKPGAKVVIIDALMDASVEELRVTTLVDLFLLLNVGGARHNTKEFEILFEKAGLKFLGIKPVPGTFPTQHLAEALVP, encoded by the coding sequence GTGGCCTCCATCGTGCCCGCAGAGAAGATCGACGTCATCCGCCGGATCGAGCAGCTGGCCGTCGGCGCCGGCCTCGCGGCGATCGTGCAGACCGCCATCAAACTAGGGATACCTGACTCCTTCGACGACGGCAGCGTCACCGTCGACGAGCTGGCCAAGAGCGCCCAGGCGGAGCCGGGCACGCTCGGCCGGCTGATGCGCGCGCTGACCGTCCACGGCGTGTTCGACGAGGTCGAGCCCGGCCGCTACACCCACAACGACCTGTCCCGCTACCTGCGCGAGGACGCGCCGATCCCGATCAAGTACCTGGTGCTGTGGATGGGCGCGGCCTGGACCTGGGAGGCCTGGCCCCGGCTCACCGACGCGATCAGGACCGGGAAGGCCGTCATCCCGGACATCTACGGCAAGGACTTCTACAGCTACCTCGGTGCCGAGGGCGCCGCCGGCATGGGCGACTTCATGAAGGCGATGACGGCGATCACCGCGCTGTCCGCGGCGCCGATCGTGGACGGCTTCGACCTGACCGGCGTCGGCTCGGTCGCGGACATCGCCGGCGGCCAGGGCCGGCTGCTCGTCGAGCTGATGGAGCGCTTCCCGCACGTCTCCGGCACGCTGTTCGACCTGGAGACCGTCGTCGCGAACGCCGACCCGAAGCTGCTGCCCGGCGGCGCGCTGGCCGACCGGACGACCATCGTGCACGGCGACCTGTACGACAAGGTGCCCGTCGATGTGGATCTCTACATCCTCAAGAACATCCTCGACGCGCCGAACCAGCAGTCCGACCGCGCGCTGCTCAACATCAAGGAGAGCGCGAAGCCCGGCGCCAAGGTCGTCATCATCGACGCGCTGATGGACGCGAGCGTCGAGGAGCTGCGGGTGACCACGCTGGTCGACCTGTTCCTGCTGCTCAACGTCGGCGGCGCCCGCCACAACACGAAGGAGTTCGAGATCCTCTTCGAGAAGGCCGGGCTGAAGTTCCTCGGGATCAAGCCGGTCCCCGGCACCTTCCCGACCCAGCACCTCGCGGAGGCCCTCGTCCCCTGA
- a CDS encoding glycosyltransferase, whose amino-acid sequence MKVLFSAVPMHGHLFPLVTLAHAFRAAGHEVLVGVPENLVDAVTGAGLPAAVTGPPMELKDVIISRSSGEAAVVPTTLEERLAAAGRAWGTLAGNSFAGTKALLDAWRPDLVISEPSEFSAPMHAAALGIPWVRHNYGITWLPQTLPFTAEEVAGELAQLGLDGLPEPDAVINVCPPSVAAAEDADALPSRYVPYNGPGVLPAWALAPRTKPRVLLTFGSLVPHIGFRDFVGVLRDIATGVPKLGAEVVIGCDPEIATKLGDLGDGVLSVGWQPLNLSLAATDVIIHHGGAGCTLTSLAFGTPQLVCPQIGDQFPNAFTVMGVGAGKLLMPEQLDVDAVLKEVGELLASPGYGEKARAVAAEVAAMPAPAQLVTTLVELAAG is encoded by the coding sequence ATGAAGGTGCTCTTCTCCGCCGTGCCGATGCACGGCCACTTGTTCCCGCTGGTCACGCTCGCCCACGCGTTCCGCGCGGCCGGGCACGAGGTGCTCGTCGGCGTGCCGGAGAACCTCGTCGACGCGGTCACCGGAGCCGGCCTGCCGGCCGCCGTCACCGGCCCGCCGATGGAGCTCAAGGACGTCATCATCAGCCGCAGCTCCGGTGAGGCGGCGGTCGTGCCGACGACGCTGGAGGAGCGGCTCGCCGCCGCCGGCCGCGCCTGGGGCACGCTGGCCGGCAACTCCTTCGCCGGCACCAAGGCCCTGCTGGACGCCTGGCGGCCGGACCTTGTGATCTCCGAGCCGAGTGAGTTCAGCGCCCCGATGCACGCGGCCGCGCTCGGCATCCCGTGGGTGCGGCACAACTACGGGATCACCTGGCTGCCGCAGACCCTGCCCTTCACCGCGGAGGAGGTCGCCGGCGAGCTGGCCCAGCTCGGCCTCGACGGGCTGCCCGAGCCCGACGCGGTCATCAACGTCTGCCCGCCGAGCGTCGCGGCCGCCGAGGACGCCGACGCGCTGCCCTCCCGGTACGTCCCCTACAACGGGCCGGGCGTGCTGCCGGCCTGGGCGCTCGCGCCCCGGACGAAGCCGCGGGTGCTGCTCACCTTCGGCAGCCTGGTGCCGCACATCGGGTTCCGGGACTTCGTCGGGGTGCTGCGCGACATCGCGACCGGGGTGCCGAAGCTCGGCGCCGAGGTCGTCATCGGGTGCGACCCGGAGATCGCCACGAAGCTCGGCGACCTGGGCGACGGGGTGCTCTCCGTCGGCTGGCAGCCGCTGAACCTCTCGCTCGCCGCCACCGACGTGATCATCCATCACGGCGGCGCGGGCTGCACCCTCACCTCGCTGGCCTTCGGCACCCCGCAGCTGGTGTGCCCGCAGATCGGCGACCAGTTCCCCAACGCCTTCACCGTCATGGGTGTCGGCGCCGGGAAGCTGCTCATGCCCGAGCAGCTCGACGTGGACGCGGTGCTCAAGGAGGTCGGCGAGCTGCTCGCCTCCCCGGGCTACGGCGAGAAGGCCCGGGCCGTCGCCGCCGAGGTCGCCGCGATGCCGGCGCCCGCCCAGCTCGTCACCACCCTCGTCGAGCTCGCGGCGGGCTGA
- a CDS encoding antibiotic biosynthesis monooxygenase family protein, whose amino-acid sequence MSRVRVMIWAVAPAGGPAAVEAAYHEISAQLVGTPGLLGNQLMRAAHDPSRFVVVSEWTSMAEFAAWEQGSSHKPTTSPLRPLQDPDRRPVIYEEVAAYDESGLLADAAH is encoded by the coding sequence ATGAGCCGGGTCCGCGTGATGATCTGGGCCGTCGCGCCGGCCGGCGGCCCGGCGGCCGTCGAGGCCGCCTACCACGAGATCAGCGCCCAGCTCGTCGGCACGCCCGGCCTGCTCGGCAACCAGCTGATGCGCGCGGCCCACGACCCGAGCCGGTTCGTCGTCGTCTCCGAGTGGACCTCCATGGCCGAGTTCGCGGCCTGGGAGCAGGGCTCCAGCCACAAGCCGACCACGTCACCGCTGCGGCCGCTGCAGGACCCGGACCGCCGGCCGGTGATCTACGAGGAGGTCGCGGCCTACGACGAGTCCGGCCTGCTGGCCGACGCCGCCCACTAG